The region ATAGATTTTTACATTATATCATATTAAAAATCCTATGAACTATATTAAagattatattgttttttctttcttttagaaaCTGCCCTGGATTCTGAGGACCTAAGGATAGTTCTGTTGGGGAAGACTGGAGTTGGGAAGAGCGCATCAGGAAACACCATCCTGGGGAAAGACGTATTTAATGCAGACCTGTCTGATAAATCAGTAACCAGTGTGTGTCAGAAAGAGACAGCAACAGTCTGTGGGAGACAGATTACTGTGATCGACACTCCAGGATTGTTCGACACTAATATTGATAATGAAGAGATCAGGAAAGAGATTGTTAAATGTATCTCAATGGTATCACCTGGTCCTCATGTGTTCCTGCTGACACTGAAAATAGGACAACGCTTTACaccagaggagagagagacagtggaaATCATTGAGAAGACTTTTGGTGAGAAATCTAACATGTACACGATTGTGCTCTTTACTGGAGGTGATtcactaaaacaaaaacaaaagacaattgaACATTATGTGGAAAATGCTTTGGTTGATTTAAGGACACTTGTGTCTGACTGTGGGGACAGATATCATGCTTTTGacaacaatgaaaaaaacagCAACGACCAGGTCCTGATTCTCCTGAATAAGATTGATGACATGGTGGCAGTGAATGGAGGAAGCTACTACACCAATGAGATGTTCCAGCAGGTCGAAATGCAGAAGCAAGCAGAACTACAAGGGAAGATATTGAAGGAAATGGAGAagcagatgaagagagagagagaaaagaactggaagataaacacaaacaagagacagaaagactgaaCTGTATAATACAAGCAGAAAAACAACACCATCAAGGGACACTGGGAATGCTGAAGAAAAGGGAAAGTGATCTAAAAGACAGAAATTAGGAgctgattaaaacaaaagaaactctTCATCAAGCAAAACAGAGAATACAAGATAAAGAGAAGAACTATAAGATGAATATGGGATTGTGTAAGAAGAAAGAAACCGATCTTGAAGTCAAATTAAATACCAAAACTGAGGAGCtgcagaaaatgaaagaaactctTGATCAAGAAAGACAGAATTTAAAGTATACAGAACAGAACTATAAGATGAATATGGAATGGTGCAAGAAGAAAGAAACCGATCTTGAAgacaaattaaataacaaaactgaGGAGCTGATGAAAGACAGatcaagaaagacagaaaactaCAGCAGTCTCAGACCAGCTTCACCGCCATATagaagaaagtaaaataaaggatCAACGTGAACAAATGATAAAAgcagaggaggagaaacagagAAGAGCTTTAGAGGACATAATTAATGACCTCAAAGTCAGACTgcatgaagaagaaaagaacagaaaggaaGCACAAAATTCGTATAACACAATTATGAAAGAAGGCACATATCTCATGTGGCAGAAAAAACAGACTGGTCAAGAAAGAATTGATGAAATTAAGGAAATGAAGAAGTGCTGCCCTGAAACAGTTCCAAAAAAGGTAAATCGATCACTTAACATTTCTCAACATCCATCAAAAATAgacacttatttatttctgtctggtGTTCAGAATCTGGTGCTAACTGGTTTACTGTGTGTCAATTAGAGACAAATAACATCTCATTcaatttcagtttaaaatctgATCAAGTTTTCTCCATGAAGTTAAAATAGATAGAGTTTATACAGATCTGgtctatctatccatcaatccatccatctattctctTGCCAGAGTATTCAGACCCCTGGCCAGTTCTCCCATATTACTGAATTACAAATGGTACATTGAAATTCCATGTGGTTTGATATTGTATTTAAAACCAGAAACTCAAAATCAATTGTTGTAAAGTGACATTggattaaaatatgaatatttttaagaaaaattaAGTTCCTGATGGTTTTAATCATAAACACTAGTGTGAACATAGACAACAACAGGCACAGGAAACGTCTCTGTTTGTAGACACAAGCTATATAACCCCAATGCATGGTCCCTCACAGACCTGGGAGATCTGCCAAAAGAGACATGGAAAGTTTATTCAGCATTATGagcacatttacaaaatttATCATGCAAGTGATACAAAGTTGTCCATTTGTGCCAGTAAATGGAGTGGACCATAAAATagcatctacgtcacattactccagcttctttgtcttgcGAAAacactctgtgtatgtgtgtaatgattCTTTGTCCAATTTCTCTAAAAATAgggtgtatgatgtattatagTTTAGTGTGACCAATGTGTGTGCATCGGAATGTGAGAGTTCCCACCGTTTGTACACACAAGAAACAGACAGTTGGGATGATGTGTAGAAACTATTGGGAGTCTAGACCTCGGGTTAGAGAGGAAGTTATTTCATGATAATAAAAGCCTTATTCTTCTGGCAACAAGAGTGATTCCTTTAACAATATCAAATAATAGGAATTATAATTACAATTCAGAAAGTGTTAAACTCTCTTCGTGTTTGGGAGAGTAGCATGCATAGGTGGCTCTCAAGGGACGTATAACTCTCCTGCTTGTGCCTCATGACTTGCGTCCTGCATCTGCCAACTTACAGTAGATCTTGGGGCTCACAGGTCAAGTTAGCAAGGTGGAACATGAGAAAGGTGAACCCTGTTCTCTTATCTGCTTTCCCAATTCGTGTATTTCCACTTTAGATTCAGGAGCTCAGGCTCGATTTCTACTGAACTCAACAAGAATATAATGTTGTCTCTGTCATGCTCTGAGGAGCTTGATGTCGAAGATGAGGAGCAAATATTAGTTAAATTGCCACCAGCATTCAAAGAGCTTTTGGAGGTGGTTACATTTAGCCTGAGGAAAAGCCTAGCATCGTCTGCTTCAAGCTTGAcaatcttatctcatcttagGCCACACTTCACCCCCACGTAGGAACCTCGTACTTTTCCCCAAACCTCCATGCTGAGCTGTCAAGGTCCTGGGGTAATCCATAATCAACCCGTTTGTTCTCCCTGGCCACCTCCAATTATCTGGCCATTGTGGGCTCATATGAATACGGGTATTGGAGATACCTGGGGAGCTAACTCTCCCCTGCATCGGCTACATGTAGGAAGCCTGCATTGCAAAAAGTTTCGTCTCCGTAAGTTATGTTCTCGTGGCTGTGCCTCGGGTCCTACATCTGCCGAGGCAGTGCACCGACTTAGATCATGCGGGTCACAGGTCAAGTGTAAGAATGAGGCAGAGAGATCCGTTTGCAGAACAGCgtatttaataaataacctCATTGATGAATGACTAGAAGACTGTGGGCGTGTTAGTTAACCTATATGGCATTAGTAATGTCAGAGTGTAGAAATGGACTCAAACGAAGAGCACAGAATACTAAACACAATGAGAGACTTTAATGAAGGTAGATCCAAATGCAGAGGCAGGAATAAGGTTAGCCAATAGCACTAAGcacaaaaggaaaataatccaacaCAGAGGGGCAATAatcaaagtgaaaaacaaagtcAAATTCTAATCCATAATCCAAAACAGCAGACAACTGCTGAAAACACGGACCAAAAGAGAGCAGGCAAAAATCAGCCACGGAGAAATAAAGTACCTCAAAAAGCAAAACCAAGATCGAAACTTAAGGAATAAGGCATTCACAAGCACAGGGCTAATAGCAAAGACCATCTGGTGAAAAGTGCTCATCGTCTGAGTGCTTAAATAGTAACAGGGGTATGAAATGTGTCCAACCCGGAAGAGCCATGACCAAGATGGCTGCCAACCCAGAAGTGACCATGTCGCACACAAGAGTGCGGGTCGACTTGCTGACAAGTAATGCCATATGGGgacatttgttatttatttatcatcttcTTCTCTATTGACTACATacttattatctttattttatggtGTAAGGCACtttgtgtcagttgtggctGTTTATAAAGTACTTTATTTATaaggtattattattactttgtttTCATATTGTCTGTGCAGTGTGATGAAGGCCTTTTTCCACTCATCTCCCTCCTGTATCCTACTTACGTTCTATGCACTCCTCAGAGCTTGTTTATTGAATATCTGAGCTTCCTGAAGCTGTTCCAGTGCTGGTGGTACCGGGGTAGAGGGTGAGGGTGTTTGATTGTTGTAGCATTTAGTCCCTAGCATTCTACTCATGGCTTCCTGCCTCCATCTTTCTTTTCCATAAGAAAGCTTGGGTCTCTCCGGGCATTCATTGTTACGGGGGGATTCCAGTTCCACTCGGAGGGGGAACTTGGTCCGGCCCCGTTATTCACTCGTGTAGTGGAGAGGGACACAGACAGGAGTCTGGagcagatagagagagtgtgtggctGGATAGGGTGTGATGACAGGGTAGGTTGTAAATCAGTGCAAATATAAATAACGGGAAAGTGCAGGGGGTTTAGCTCAgggatatatttatttatgtatatatatatatatatatatatatatatatatataaatatatatatttgtgaccAGAAAATAATGAGGGAAAATGATATGCTTGTGATGACGTGGAATCCCTGTGGGGCCTAAGCTCCCTAAATTGTGGGACTGTAGCTCTACCAGGCAGGCAGGAAAGAAACAGTACAGAAGGAAGAGCACAGAAGTGTGAACTCCTTGCTCTACAGGAAAATACCTCTCAGAGCTCCGATACAGATTACTCACTTGGAAACTCTTTTCCTAATTCCTATTgactctctctatatatatatttatacgtatatatatatatatatatatgttaccTCTCAGCATGCTAATCGCTTACCACTCTAACTCTGGCACAGGTTATTGAGTTGCGCTAATTGCAGCTATGTGCCCGAGAGCCTATAAAGGGGCATGCTGGTGGCTGCGGGTTTGCCTGAAAGACACCCACGAtgttacattcacagcattgaTGACCCGCCTGGCTGCTATAATAACTCAGTCTGTATATTTGGTGGTGTTGGCATTCTTCAGAAGAGATCTGAAGAGAACTAGGAAAACAAATCCAAGATGACAGGCAAAATCCAGAACAGTAATAAACAGATGACATGCACATGAAAGGCAAAAATATTGTAGAAATACAAAGGCTTGGTAAGCAGATACTTGACAACAGAGTGCTGGCATGGCCTCGGTATTTATCTCCATAATCCCGGAAGTAACAACAGGAAGGGGTTTTGTCTGGCTGTTGCATTGTGTTAGCGGAGGaggaatattatattaatactatTAGACAGGTGATCTCTGTTCTATTATCCTCTTTTCTGACTCGCAAATCCCCACTAAAACTTTGGGAGATCATGCTGCAATTTCTCATGACCTGAACAAGGACATAATGTTGTCACCATCAAGAGCTTGATGTGGGAGATGAGGAgcaaatattagtcaaagaatTACTGGCAATTACTGTTTGTTTCAGGATATTCTTTCTGTTTATATCAACAGCGTGGAATCTGTTAGTTAgtaattaaatgtcattttttcccAGAGGGTAGAAGCATGCAGTTGGTAGTGAAATAATACAaggttttaatgtaattttctgttttcacaGGAAGAAGAAATTAAAGCACTTATGAGCAGACTTAACCTTATGGATTGGCAACAGAAATGTTTGAAAAGTACTGACTGCCTTGAAATAACTAAATCCTCACTAAACTACAACAATCCTGAGAGTAATGTGGCCCAAGTCTTTCTAAAGCGGCTACTAACAATGAATTACAATGCGAGATACTGCATTAGAAAGGAAACCAAAAAACTCTCAGGAAATACTGAAAAGACAGAAATTGAGCTCCACCCCATGGATGTCCAGATGGCGGTGTTCTACAGCTCTGATCATTTCCTAAAGCAGCTCATAGCAACTAAACTAGCTCAGTGTCAGTATGCTCTGCCTCTGCTGGTGCCCAATCTCCTCACCAGAGAGATCGAGTTTCCTCTCTGGACCTTTCGCAAAGTCAAGAAGAGATGGAGGACTAGAACTTCCATTACTGAGGACAAAATGATTGTTGAGACAGAAACTCCAATGGTGGCATTCTTTAGGTTTGGTTCTGTATCTTCATCTAAGtctcagctgattaacagcttgatcaatgaaaaacatcacacattCTTCCACAGAAACTGTCCAGGCAGCAGCACAAACCAGTTGCTGATGGATGGAGTGGTGGAGATTGCTTGGTACTGCCCATCTGGGAAGGAAACTGATCATTTCCCTGACTGTGTGGCGTTCTGTAATCTTCATGGTGAAGCTGGAGCTCATGTGACACAGCATGATATTTTAACAAGGATGTCCTCTCTGAATGTTGTCTTTATACCTGATTTTGGTCAGAAAAATCACTACAAGGGATTAGTGAAACGGCTCTTTAACTCCACAAAGCCTCTGATTTGTGTTCTGACAGATGATGATTCTCCTGTAACAGAGCTGGTAAAGGGGAAGTTCAGTGTTGGAGTAAAGGACAGAAATCAGCATGATGTGTGTGAAGAACTGAAAGGAACTATCAGACACTGTCTATCAGAAACGTCAAACACCTTTAAACTAGAAGATCTGGCCAAAGCCACACAGGTCAGAGTTAATGAAGATAATGGACTCTGTAATAAAGGAAAGGAAGCTGCCTTGAAGATAATGTCTCTGCTGAAGAATAATGACCAGTCCTTACACAAAGAAACAAGTCTACCATGTCAGGGGAAACTGTGGCATGACTGGTGTAAGAGCAACAAAGAACTACACCGACCTCATGGAAACAACATAGTCAAGTacacaagagaaaaaaacaaggaaatggATAAAATCCGGGAACAGCAGCAAAAACATGGTCTTAGCAAATTCATGAACTGCTTTTTCCAAGGACTGAATTCTGAGGATGCTGATGAGAAACTGTATTTCCTGAAATGGGTAGAAATCCTTCTGAACAATTTCACTGTAAAACGTCTCTCCACCTTACATCAGGAGTATGATGAAACCTGGTCAAAAGTTTCGGAAGTAAAGAAATCTCATGATATAGCAGATCAAcaggaaactaaaaaaaagcttGAGGAACTGTCAGAGCAGCTGAAGTCTGCTTCTTTTGGTTTAGAACATATACTCAGGGAGATGGGGCAGATATATGAGTCATATcagtctgtaaaaataaaaaaaacagaaatgaagcaCAAAGCAAGCGTTCCTCTATTTCCTGCTCTTGCAGCTGAACTCATTCTTTCAGGATATCCATTGGAGCTGATGGATGGAGATGCTTCTCATGTTCCTCTGATCTGGGTTTCAGCAGTTCTAGATGAACTTGTGAAGGTCCTGGGGGATCAGAGAGTGTTTGTGCTGTCAGTTTTGGGGATTCAGAGCTCTGGGAAATCCACCATGCTGAATGCCATGTTTGGACTCCAGTTTGCTGTCAGTGCTGGAAGGTGCACCAGAGGAGCCTTCATGCAGCTGGTCAGAGTGTCAGAGGAGATGAAGGAAGAGCTGAAGTTTGACTACATTCTAGTTGTAGATACTGAAGGACTTCGAGCACTTGAGCTCGCAGGAACATCCACTCAACATCATGACCATGAACTCGCCACATTCGTTGTTGGTCTTGGAAACCTGACCTTGATCAATATCTTTGGTGAGAACCCTGCTGAGATGCAGGACATCCTTCAGATTGTTGTTCAGGCCTTCCTGAGGATGAAGAAAGTCCAACTCAATCCCAGCTGTTTGTTTGTCCACCAGAATGTTCCAGATGTTACAGCCGGACAGAAAAacatggagagacagagaagattAGAAGATAATCTGGATAAAATGACCAAGCTGGCTGGTGAGGAGGAATCCTATGAAGCAGAACATTTTAGTGACGTCATAGCATTTGACATAAAAAAAGATGTGAGATACTTTGCACAGCTGTGGGAGGGAAGCCCACCCATGGCTCCTCAAAACCCATTATACACTGAACATGTGGAAGAGCTGAAGAAGACAATACTGTCCAGAGCCACAGAAAGTCCTACTGTAACACTGACACAGTTTAAATCACGGATTAAAGAGCTCTGGCATGCACTTCTATGTGAAAACTTTGTGTTCAGTTTCAGAAACACACTGGAGATCGCAGAATACAGAAAACTGGAGGAGAAATATGGGACATGGACCTGGGATCTCAGGAAATCTATACGAGATATACAAGACAAACTACACACCAGcatcaacaacaaacaacagtgCACAGTTGAGAGAAAGGAAATTATAGATAAAATGagagaaacatttaataatgtgaCAGAATCAGTGCAATGTTACtttgaagaaaataaagatgaGAGAGACCTTATTCAGCAATGGAGAGGAATGTTTAAGCAAAAGCTTCAAAATCTACATGATGAACTTGTGACACAAACAGTCAGAGAGCTGCGTGAGATCATTTACCAAAAGCAAACCTGC is a window of Tachysurus vachellii isolate PV-2020 chromosome 3, HZAU_Pvac_v1, whole genome shotgun sequence DNA encoding:
- the LOC132842467 gene encoding interferon-induced very large GTPase 1-like produces the protein MKEGTYLMWQKKQTGQERIDEIKEMKKCCPETVPKKEEEIKALMSRLNLMDWQQKCLKSTDCLEITKSSLNYNNPESNVAQVFLKRLLTMNYNARYCIRKETKKLSGNTEKTEIELHPMDVQMAVFYSSDHFLKQLIATKLAQCQYALPLLVPNLLTREIEFPLWTFRKVKKRWRTRTSITEDKMIVETETPMVAFFRFGSVSSSKSQLINSLINEKHHTFFHRNCPGSSTNQLLMDGVVEIAWYCPSGKETDHFPDCVAFCNLHGEAGAHVTQHDILTRMSSLNVVFIPDFGQKNHYKGLVKRLFNSTKPLICVLTDDDSPVTELVKGKFSVGVKDRNQHDVCEELKGTIRHCLSETSNTFKLEDLAKATQVRVNEDNGLCNKGKEAALKIMSLLKNNDQSLHKETSLPCQGKLWHDWCKSNKELHRPHGNNIVKYTREKNKEMDKIREQQQKHGLSKFMNCFFQGLNSEDADEKLYFLKWVEILLNNFTVKRLSTLHQEYDETWSKVSEVKKSHDIADQQETKKKLEELSEQLKSASFGLEHILREMGQIYESYQSVKIKKTEMKHKASVPLFPALAAELILSGYPLELMDGDASHVPLIWVSAVLDELVKVLGDQRVFVLSVLGIQSSGKSTMLNAMFGLQFAVSAGRCTRGAFMQLVRVSEEMKEELKFDYILVVDTEGLRALELAGTSTQHHDHELATFVVGLGNLTLINIFGENPAEMQDILQIVVQAFLRMKKVQLNPSCLFVHQNVPDVTAGQKNMERQRRLEDNLDKMTKLAGEEESYEAEHFSDVIAFDIKKDVRYFAQLWEGSPPMAPQNPLYTEHVEELKKTILSRATESPTVTLTQFKSRIKELWHALLCENFVFSFRNTLEIAEYRKLEEKYGTWTWDLRKSIRDIQDKLHTSINNKQQCTVERKEIIDKMRETFNNVTESVQCYFEENKDERDLIQQWRGMFKQKLQNLHDELVTQTVRELREIIYQKQTCKNLEDQKSKYDSELFKKSKELALDLKRDEKQLSEKQVKEHFDLLWKNWVSELTANLTRTQMNVAEDITQILCELYEGRLLSERKSETYKKISTRGDYKNYITHKKKWKVTGWLLQLPPESQDSIRQLILKVIEQTKDLIKSKPVAKTGYKPAYIQEIVRLVKEAVAEYQSPDYELNKKFSLDLSLNVCDIAKAEFEKQQKKFEESFNPLIYLEKMKPEYYRVFQKSCEGATSTAVFGGLICRQLGDSILQSVYNSAENYLADEMKANCPEFNGSRTNLEKHILRSLAEEQNFKRFMSYILTPKEHLESFIKDVVKVFMTKENPKVLAHIKGILQHKQKCVITAAETATQEVTESKGDANIWLEKFSSGLKVDVEYNTEHLSGSNCKDISDFQLLTDVVRKEIPLITEELNRKLNSMSDLKMEKFRKSPDEILTEHLCRCCWAQCPFCKAICTNTIEGHDGDHSVPFHRVDGSKGWHYRGTTNLSTDFCTTNVQSNKGFYPSHNNEVRIPYKSYRDAGGDYETWSITPDTSELPYWRWFVCTFQKDLENHYKKTFQGSGEIPEAWKECTKEDALESLDKYM